A genomic region of Gossypium hirsutum isolate 1008001.06 chromosome D01, Gossypium_hirsutum_v2.1, whole genome shotgun sequence contains the following coding sequences:
- the LOC121213812 gene encoding uncharacterized protein, producing the protein MQRRNEALEKILSESQKENGELKDRVIVLEGSLRQYRNRNSTIELKASLSKIEEMKKRIEELETTLQNGEIQIKHLKANESRNNERLHYFQSQVRDRDHLMEEAVVQIREVADYIQALAVQVDMLTGELEEVEKPVVHLGVDNEDSLGGTPINVQVQLDGRPQGAFLAVRSQHYQTGTSTPVNCSTGLGSNFPVALVKPAKIQQLRVEYLDTTKTPRKKGNEWDNVGIYNKGHSKPITVGRPETETTRHQRPLKHESGGKPENYIVFKKLVERLINIGVVKFDGSSSTENLLPNHIDDGVNAMYEEGLGSVHINAVHKDN; encoded by the exons ATGCAGAGACGAAACGAGGCTTTAGAAAAGATTTTGTCAGAAAGCCAAAAGGAAAATGGCGAGTTAAAGGATAGGGTGATCGTGTTGGAAGGGTCTCTTCGTCAGTATCGAAATCGAAATTCCACAAtagagttgaaagcaagcttgagtaagattgaagaaatgaagaaaagaatcgaAGAGCTAGAAACAACGCTGCAAAATGGTGAGATCCAGATCAAGCACTTGAAAGCAAATGAAAGTCGTAATAATGAACGACTCCACTACTTTCAGAGTCAGGTTAGGGACAGAGATCATCTTATGGAAGAAGCTGTGgtccagattcgagaagtagcCGATTACATACAGGCTTTAGCAGTACAGGTTGACatgctga CTGGAGAGTTAGAAGAGGTGGAAAAACCGGTGGTCCACCTTGGGGTTGATAATGAGGATTCTCTAGGTGGTACTCCGATAAATGTCCAGGTCCAGCTAGATGGGCGTCCACAAGGGGCATTCTTAGCTGTCAGATCCCAACATTATCAGACTGGTACATCAACACCAGTGAATTGCTCGACAGGCCTAGGATCCAATTTTCCTGTTGCTCTTGTTAAACCAGCAAAAATACAACAGTTGAGGGTGGAGTACCTAGATACTACAAAGACCCCAAGGAAAAAGGGGAATGAATGGGATAATGTAGGCATATATAATaagggccactcaaaaccaatcactgtggGCCGGCCAGAGACAGAAACCACCAGACATCAGAGACCTTTAAAGCACGAATCTGGTGggaaaccag AGAATTACATTGtcttcaaaaagctagttgaaagactcatcaataTAGGCGTTGTCAAATTTGATGGTTCATCCagtacagaaaatctactaccCAATCACATCGATGATGGGGTGAATGCAATGTATGAAGAAGGGTTAGGAAGCGTTCACATCAATGCCGTGCATAAAGACAACTGA